The following is a genomic window from Opitutus sp. GAS368.
CGGGTCTTCGCCGAGCCGGCCACCATCACCGGCTCGATCGGCGTCTTCGGCATGTTCGTCAACTTCCAGGGCCTGGCCACCGACAAGCTCGGGCTGACCTTCGACACGGTGAAAACCGGCCGCTTCGCCGATGCCGCCACCGTCATCCGGCCCAAGACCGAGGCCGAGCTCGCCATCTTCCAGTCCTCCGTGGACTGGGTCTACGACCAGTTCATCGGCAAGGTCAGCGATGCCCGCAAGCTCGACCGCAAGGTGGTCGAGGAAATCGCCCAGGGTCGCGTCTGGTCCGGCCGCGAGGCGCTAAAGCTCAAGCTCGTCGACGAGATCGGCGGCCTGGCCGATGCGGTCAAATACACCGCCACCAAGGCCGGGCTCGGGGAGAATTTCCGCGTGACGGAGTATCCGCACAAGAAGCAGTTCGCCGAGCAATTCACCGAGGCGCTTGAGGGCCGCCGCCACGAGGAGTCCTTCAGCGGGCCGGTCGGACAGTTTGTCCGCGAGATGACCGCCGAGGTGAAGTCGCTCAGCCGGCTGAACGACCCGCGCGGGCTCTATGCCCGGCTGCCCTTCGAGCTGCGCCTGAATTGATTTTCCCTCATGGAGGCGGGACTATCAGTCCCGCGGGCTGCCTGTAGGGGCGGCGCTTGTCGCCGCCCTGGGCGTCCACAAGGGACGCCCCTACATCATGCCGCACCCCTCTCCAGAGGGATCCAAGCCGGCGTTTTCGCAAATCCCCTCTGGAGAGGGGTGGCGCAACGCGCCGGGGTGTGTTGATGGCGGCCTGCTCCGAACGCAACAGTTGCGCCCAAGGGCGCGACCCACATTGTTCAAACCATGGCTCAGGACTACACTCTCACCAAGGACTGCCCCGCGACCGTCATCCCGGCGGGCGACAAGGTCACACTCAAGACCGGCACGAACGTCTTCATCACGCAGACGCTCGGCGGCAACGTCACGGTGCGCACCGACCTGGGCCTGTTCCAGATCGCCGTGGCGGACACCGGCGCCATCGGCGGCTACACCGCCAAGTCCGAACAGGCCGCCGCCACGGCCACGGAATTCAGCGAGCAAGCGGTGTGGGACGCGCTCAAGACCTGTTTCGATCCGGAGATTCCGGTCAACATCGTCGATCTTGGCCTCGTCTATGACCTCGCCGTCGACAAGACACCGGCGGGCAAACACATCCTCGAGGTGAAGATGACGCTGACGGCGCCCGGTTGCGGCATGGGCCCGGTCATTGCCGAGGATGCGCGGGCGAAGATCGCGCAGCTGCCGGACGTCGAGTCCGCCAAGGTGCACATTGTGTGGGACCCGCAGTGGACCCCGCAGATGATCTCCGACACCGGTCGCAAGGTGCTGGGGCTGGAATAGCAATTCCACGGCGAGGTCGCCGTGGCTCCAACAGGAGGATTGCCCTCCAACTGGAGCGCGGGCGACCCCGCCCGCGAGGCGCTACAGCGGTTTAAGCAATAGCGTGGCCGCAAAAGGGTAGGGCGGAGCGGCCCGCTCCGCCGTGCGTGGGCCAACCAAGTCTCGGCGCACCTGGCCGGTGCGCCCTACCACCGGAACTGCGACGGTGCGAAGTCAGGCATTCACTGGAGGCGGGACTATCAGTCCCGCGAGGCATAGGTAGCGAAACTGCGAACCCGCGGGACTGATAGCCCCGCCTCCAAATCTCTCAATTCCTCCCGGGTTACGGCTGCGGCAACATGCCGCGCCATGATTCCGATGCAGGAAAGACCGTTCAGGATGCGTCGGGTGAGCTTCTTCTCGCCCAGGAAGGCTCGGGTATCGTCTTCCGACCTTTCGGGAAGGCGTGCTGACCTTTGGGAGACGCGTCTCCCAAAGAAGGTCACGCGATACCCCAAGAGGGGAACGCCATACCCGAAGAAAGTCACGCTCGACCCGAAGCGGGAGACGAGCAACCCGAAGCGGGAGACGCGTCTCCCGACGAAGGTCACGCGATACCCAAGGGGGGAGACACACAACCCAAAGCGGGTTACTCGATACCCGAACCGGGTAACGCGATACCCGACGCGGGACACGCAATACCCAAAGAGGGAGACGCGATACCCAAGCCGGGGAGCGCCATACCCGAAAGGGGACTCACAATACCCAAAGGGGGAGACACGATATTTACCACGAATGCCACGGATGGCACAGATTCAGGAGGTGGCCACAAAAGGCTCAAAAGGCGCAGAAACCAAACCCATCGGATGTTTATTCCCTGTGGGTTCAATACCCCGGAGCTTGCTCCGGCTTGGATGGAGGCGGGACTATCAGTCCCGCGGGTTGCGGTCACGCGATGCATGCCTCGCGGGGCTAATAGCCCCGCCTCCATTTTCCGAATGCCCCGGGGCTTGCCCCGGGGATCTTTACTGAGGTTCGCAAGCTAGCCTGACACACCCCGGCGCAGTGCGCCACCCCTCTCCAGAGGGGACCCAAGCCAAGGCGCAAGGGAATCCCCTCTGGAGTGGGGTGCCCGGCAGGGCGGGGTGTGTTGGAGCGCGCGCCAGATCGAGACGGATTACCGTCAGGCTGACAGGCGAGTCTTAATAGTCAGCCGGAGTGCGTCGGAGAATTCTTGTTGCCCCAAGGTCGGTGGAAGCCATCCTAGGGATTGTCCATTCGTCGTGTTACGGGCCAGCGACCGATGGCGAAACTTCTGGAACATGATGAATGTTTTTCGAGCGACCCGGCTTGGTTCACTTTCTGACGTTTTCATCGGGGATGATGCCATTTCTGGGGCCCCGCTTTCTTTAACCACGCCCGGTGGAACGAGTCGTGACTTTGAATATGCCGATCGGCTGAATCAAATGGCGACGAAGCGTCTCATGTCGGTTATTTCGCGGAGATCGCTTTTGTGATCCCGCTCCACTGCAACGCCATCCCCATTTGAATCAGCCGACACGCGTCGGCATATACAACGTTCGGCAAGACTCATGCGAATCGCACTATCCATTCTCATGCTGGTTGCGTTGGTCGGGCTTGCAGGCGCAGCACAAAAGAAGGTGCCGTTCGGTCCATTTGATATCCGCGATTGGAAAAGCGTTGACGTTGTGACCGGCCGGCCCGCCACTCAGGCTGATATCGATGCGGGACGTGCGGTGTTCCTCGTCGATGGTCCGACTCCATCGAAGCCAGTGGACGTTGGTCTGCCCCGCTGCGCAATTTGGCATAATCGCGCAGTGAAAAAAGACATCCCGGTCGTTGTGATTCAAGCGGAGGAAGTCGCGGGAGGCCTGCAGATGGCCGGTGTCCGGTTTCTAGCGGGCGACAAGACTGTGTGTCTGTTGAAAGATTTGATCCTGCTCGCTGGCCCGGACGAGCGTTTTGGCACAAAGGAGCCGAACCACTCTCCAGAACCGCCGCCAAGCGCGGTTCACTGAAACGTTAGGCAAGAAATATGAAGCCCATCACCATGCTACGGCCTGCTCATCTTTATTATCGGCCTGCTCCCACTGGTTGTCCCATGAGAGAAGCGCCGAACAAGCCGCCAGAGCCAATGCGCGGAAAGGGACCGTAATTCTCATGAATTACCTTCGCTCCACATTTCGCCTAATTTCAGGTTCACAGCGCGCTCGCCCGCGCGCGGCTCACCGCTAACGTTGGGCAAAAGAAAATGAGCGAAGCTACCGAAAAGTTGGTCATTCTGGGTGAAGTAACGATACGCGCCGTCGCTTCGGATGAGGATCCTTACGGCCAGAACGGTTTTTCTTCGTTGAGCGCGCAGGTGCTCGCGTCGGACAAGACCAGTGCTGCGGCTCTAAAGAAGTGTTTCGCGAGCAAGGCGTCTGTCACCATTAGATGCGGAGCGCTCGAAGTTGCTGGCCGTATTGATCGATGCGACGAGAAACTACCCGGGGTCGCGAGCATGTCAGTGGATGAGATCCGCATCACGAAATCGAAATGAAGAACGAGCCCAACCACCCGACGGAACCACTCTCGCCAAGCCTCGGTGGTTCATCTTAACGTTAGGCAAAGACACTACCCCATGACAACACACGTAAACTACCGGGACATTCCGAAAGAAGAAAGAAAGCGCCTTGAGTCCGAGGCGATTCATCGGACACCGAGGCTACGCACTGTGCGGTTTGCTGCGGTCTTTCTTCCGGTTCTTTTTTCCGGCCTTCTTGCCAACTACATTGTGCCCAGTAATGGGCCGTTTCTATCCCGCTTGGCTGTTGTAGTCGTGTTTGCGCTGATTCTCGGCGTCAGCATCTGGGAGACTCTTGGTCGGCCGAGGCTCAAGATAGAAGTCGAGAAACTGAAAAATGCCTAACCAACCGTCACAGCCAACCCCGCCGAGCCGTCGTGGCTGAGCTGAAACGTTCGGCTTGAACATGAATCCGCGCAGTATTACCCGTTGGTTGGCCAATCTGTTTTTCATTACGTTCATTGCGCAGGTGCTTTGGAGTGGCCTTCAGTCCGGCAGAGACGGCGTTGCGATGGTTTTCAATTTGGCGGCCGCCGTGTATTATTTGTGGATGATGAACACCAGCGCCGTTGATCGACGCTGGCAAAAATTCGTGGCCCTGGGTCCATTGCTTTGGGTCGGCGTTCAGGTGTTGGTGTTTAGCCAAAGACTAAACACCCGCGCTAGTATCGGATCAGGTGAGCCCGCCGTGCGTGTTTTTGCGGCATCCGAGATTCCGCTTTTTCTGGCGGGTGTATTCTTTGTGGTGCTTTACTGGTGCTTTGCCGGCGAGCCGAACCACCCGACGGAACCACTCTCGCCAAGCCGAGGTGGTTCATCGTAACGTTAGCAAGAAATGAAATCACTCATCGTCTCCCTGAATGTTGGCGGAGCCCTTTGTTTGCTTTCCGCGGTCTCGGGCATTTCGTCATTCGTTACCTCGAACAGTGGTTACACGGTCACGTATCACCAGAGCTATCTGTCGCGAGGATATGTCACGTTGTTTGGATGCGCGCTGCTCTATCTCGCGTGGCTCGTTTCTCGCCGGCATATCATGGCCTGGCGCTTGATGTTTTTCGCCCAGGGAGCAGCCTGGGCGAGTTTTGTCGTTGGAGGGTCACTCACGGTTGGAAGAGAGTATCCTCAGGCATCCAGTCGCGATACTTTGCTCTTCGCCTTGTTGCTCACGGTAGTGTCCTTGCCCGTCGCCCTCTATTGGGGCTTCCGGTGGCGCAAGCAGAAGCCACACTTCGACATAGAGCCAAAAAATGGCTAACCAATCGCCACAGCCAACGAGTGCCGATGGCCCATGTGGCTGACCTCAACGTTGGGCAAGAACGATGAC
Proteins encoded in this region:
- the sufT gene encoding putative Fe-S cluster assembly protein SufT, whose translation is MAQDYTLTKDCPATVIPAGDKVTLKTGTNVFITQTLGGNVTVRTDLGLFQIAVADTGAIGGYTAKSEQAAATATEFSEQAVWDALKTCFDPEIPVNIVDLGLVYDLAVDKTPAGKHILEVKMTLTAPGCGMGPVIAEDARAKIAQLPDVESAKVHIVWDPQWTPQMISDTGRKVLGLE